A genome region from Pseudomonas sp. N3-W includes the following:
- a CDS encoding sigma-54-dependent transcriptional regulator, translating to MRIHVSFIDRVGITQEVLALLGGRNLNLDAVEMVPPNVYIDAPTLSPQVLEELRDALFSVHGVQAVTVVDILPGQRRHLQLDALLAAMTDPVLALDSAGKVLLANPALIALYGREPAGESVAELFADPALLEALLENGFRLPLREITVNGQTLLLDATPITDAGALLTLYQPNRIGEQLSALHHDHAEGFDALLGESPAIRTLKARAQRVATLDAPLLIQGETGTGKELVARACHAISARHSAPFLALNCAALPENLAESELFGYAPGAFTGAQRGGKPGLMELANQGTVFLDEIGEMSPYLQAKLLRFLNDGSFRRVGGDREVKVNVRILSATHRDLEKMVSEGTFREDLFYRLNVLNVEVPPLRERGQDILLLARYFMQQACAQIQRPVCRLAPGTYPALLGNRWPGNVRQLQNVIFRAAAICESSLVDIGDLDIAGTSVARQSDTEVDSLEQAVEAFEKTLLEKLYVSYPSTRQLASRLQTSHTAIAHRLRKYGIPGKP from the coding sequence ATGCGTATCCACGTCAGTTTCATCGACCGCGTCGGCATCACCCAGGAAGTCCTGGCCCTGCTCGGTGGGCGTAATCTCAATCTGGATGCGGTGGAAATGGTGCCGCCCAACGTCTACATCGACGCCCCGACCCTGAGCCCGCAAGTGCTCGAAGAATTGCGCGATGCGTTGTTCAGCGTGCATGGCGTGCAAGCGGTGACGGTGGTCGATATCCTGCCCGGCCAGCGCCGGCACTTGCAGCTCGATGCCTTGCTCGCCGCCATGACTGACCCGGTACTGGCGCTGGACAGCGCCGGCAAAGTGCTGTTGGCCAACCCGGCACTGATCGCCCTGTACGGCCGCGAACCGGCCGGTGAAAGCGTCGCCGAGCTGTTCGCCGATCCGGCGCTGCTTGAAGCGCTATTGGAAAACGGTTTTCGCCTGCCGCTGCGCGAAATCACCGTCAACGGCCAGACCCTGCTGCTGGACGCGACACCGATCACCGATGCCGGCGCTCTGCTGACGTTGTACCAGCCCAATCGCATCGGCGAACAACTCTCGGCGCTGCACCACGACCACGCCGAAGGCTTCGACGCCTTGCTCGGCGAGTCCCCGGCGATCCGCACGCTCAAGGCCCGTGCCCAGCGCGTGGCGACCCTGGATGCACCGTTGCTGATTCAAGGCGAAACCGGCACCGGCAAAGAACTGGTCGCCCGCGCCTGCCACGCCATCAGCGCTCGCCACAGTGCACCGTTTCTGGCGCTGAACTGTGCGGCATTGCCGGAGAACCTCGCCGAAAGCGAACTGTTCGGCTACGCCCCCGGTGCCTTTACCGGCGCGCAACGAGGCGGCAAACCGGGGCTGATGGAGCTGGCGAACCAGGGCACGGTGTTTCTCGACGAGATCGGCGAGATGTCACCGTACTTGCAGGCCAAGCTGCTGCGCTTCCTGAATGACGGCAGCTTCCGCCGGGTCGGTGGCGATCGTGAGGTAAAGGTCAACGTGCGCATTCTCAGCGCGACCCACCGCGACCTGGAAAAAATGGTCAGCGAAGGCACGTTTCGCGAAGACCTGTTCTATCGCCTCAACGTGCTCAACGTCGAAGTCCCGCCGTTGCGTGAACGCGGCCAGGACATTCTGCTGCTGGCCCGCTATTTCATGCAGCAGGCCTGTGCACAGATTCAGCGCCCGGTCTGCCGCCTGGCACCGGGCACTTACCCGGCGTTGCTGGGCAACCGCTGGCCAGGCAATGTGCGGCAATTGCAGAACGTGATTTTCCGCGCCGCGGCGATTTGCGAAAGCAGCCTGGTGGACATCGGCGACCTCGACATCGCCGGCACCTCGGTGGCGCGTCAGAGTGACACCGAGGTCGACAGTCTTGAACAGGCGGTGGAAGCGTTCGAGAAAACCCTGCTGGAAAAACTCTACGTCAGCTACCCATCGACCCGACAGCTGGCCAGCCGGCTGCAAACCTCGCACACGGCGATTGCGCATCGGTTGCGCAAGTACGGGATTCCGGGAAAGCCGTAG